In the Cellvibrio sp. KY-GH-1 genome, CACTGCCATTCAAATTCCCTCGATTCAGGTGCAGGGATATTTGCCGCTGGAGTTAGCCACCCCTGAATATCCTGCCAGTGCTTTGCAAAAAGGGCTGGAAGGTTGGGTCAGAGTTGAATTTTCAATTGATTCACAGGGGGGCATTGTTGATCCACAGATTGTCGAGCACGAACCTTCTGCGATTTTCGATCGTGCGGTGTTAAGCGCATTAAAAAAATCTCGTTATCGCCCTCAATTATTAGATGGTCAGCCAGTTATTGTGCATGGCGTAACTGAAACTTTCCGTTTTCAACTCACACCCGCCAACCCCGGCATGCGCCGACGATAAAGTCGCTCCTCGTTTTTTCCTGCTAACACTTATTTTTCTAAGGCCCATCCCGGGCAGGGCCAGTTATTGCCCGAAAAAACCAGAGGCATAATCATGACTAAATCTATTGCTCACCCACCTTTTGAAAATAGTTACTACCCGCATTCAAACCCGCTCTTACGTGCGCTTGGCGTATCCCCATTAGCGATAGTGGTTACCTTGCTGTTGCTCTACGCAATGCAACAGCTAATTCATATGGATGCACCTACGGTTGAGGAGAAACCAATACAAAAAATTCCCCCAATTAATATGAATATACCAACAGAAATTAGTGTGCGTCATGAGGAGCCACCAATTCGTCCGGTCGTTATTGAACAGCCTCCCAAGGTATCGGTGATCCCGCCAATCGATGTGGAAATCGACCCGGGCATGCCGGGTATGGGTGGGCCAATTGCTACTGAAAAAACCCCTATAAAAGGCATTGCCGCAGTAGGTCAAATGACTCCTTTTATAAGGATTCCGCCGCAATATCCACAAACGGCATTGAGCAAGGGCATTGAAGGTTATGTGGATGTAATGTTTGATGTAACTGAACTGGGCACCACCGATAACATTCGTATTATTGCCTATGAGCCTTCCAGTGTTTTTAATAATGCTGTGCTCAAAGCAATTAAAAATTGGAAATACAAACCCAATGTGGTGGATGGTGTTCCGGTGAGGACGCCGGATGTGCGTGATCGCGTGCGCTTTAATATGGATAAGCAGTGATTGCCTCTCCAGGACGCAGAAGGGATAATGGGTTTATTCTTTCAGTTTTCAGTCCCGGTTATGAACGACGCAATTGCTATTTTATCTAACAACGCTTCCACATCAGCCCAAGCCGAGGCACTTGCGCAGCTCCTGCAAGTGCCGTTATTGCGCGATCAGTCGCCTGAAATTATTACTGAGTATAATTTCGTAGTGCTATTTGATACAGCGAATATTGTGTTGCAGCAAACCGGACGCAAGGCGCCAGGGCCGATATTGGCAGAGTTTACCGAAGGGGCCGTAGACCACCGGCGTAAATTTGGTGGCGGCAAGGGGCAAATGATCGCGAAAGCGGTGGGCGTTAAAGCGGGTTGTTTTCCAAACGTGTTAGACGCAACAGCAGGTTTGGGTAAAGATAGTTTTGTGTTGGCTAGCCTTGGTTGTGTGGTGACCATGTTGGAGCGTTCGCCAATTGTGCAAGCGTTGTTGGGTGATGGTTTAAAACGCGCAGCACATTTTGCACAAGATCAAGATACAGAATTATATGCACTGCTGCAAAAAATGACGCTAGTAACGCAAGACAGTCGTGAATATTTAACTGGGCTTACGGAAGAAAATTTTCCCGATGTAATTTATCTCGATCCCATGTTCCCCGAGCGACAAAAAAGTGCCGATGTAAAAAAGGAGATGGCAGCATTTCATTCGATAGTTGGTGTGGATGAGGACGCAGACGCCCTCTTGCCGCTCGCATTAACACGCGTTAATTATCGCGTCGTAGTCAAACGCCCGCGCAAAGCGCCATTTTTGAATGGCCAGACACCTTCCTATCAATTGGAAGGAAAATCCAGTCGTTACGATATCTACACCATCAAAAAATTACCGGATCAATTGCGTGCCTGATTATCGATTGAGTTGCAATTCGGCCGGCTTTTTCCGCCAGTTATAAATGAGTGCAAGACAAAGGCAACCCGAGAATCCGGTGGCGAGATAAAAACCGTACTTTACATGACCGAGTAAATCGCCAATAAGGCCCATCAGCAATGGCCCTAGTGCAGCAGCTACTGCCGTAAAAAATAAAATCACACCGGCAACGGCGCCGTGTTCATGCTTGTCGAAGCAACTAATACCTTTGGAATTTAGCGTGGGGTAAATCATCGACATAAAAATGCCGGACAAGGGCAATAAAAAAACCGCGATGGTTGGGCCGCCGATTGCGCTTCCCAAAAAACACAGAAAAATGCAGCTGCTAAATAGGACCATTATTGTACTCCATTCAAACCGCAACAAAATCCAGGCCCCCAAAAAGCGCCCGCTGGCTCGCAGTACAAAAAAGATGGTGAGTGCGTAAGCCGCTAGTCCTGTCCAATCGCCTTGATAGTCTTGTAGAAATGTAGGCATCCATACATAGATGGCGACCTCGCTTGCCACATAAAGTGCGATTAGTGCAGAGAAACCCAGCGCGAATGGGTTACGCAACATTGTTAGTGTGCGTGACAAATCAATTTTTTCCGCATCACTCGGCGGGCGCGTGTGGGGGTAGCGCACGCGGCTGGCGATTAGCATCAGTAGTACGCAAATTCCTCCCGCTACTAAATACAAGTAGGTCCAGGATATGCCTTCTGCCAGCAAGTAGGCTACCAGCGCGGGCCCAATAATCGCGCCTACACCAAAAAAACCCTCCACGGTATTCATAGTGCGGGTGTGTTCCTGCGTGGAATGGCTTATGTCGCCGATCAGTGCCAATGCTCCGGTTTTAAAAATACCTATAGCACACCCGGACACCAGCAGTAGCGTGACGAAAAATTCAAATTGTTTACCCAAGGCGAACAAGAAGCAGGCGAGGGCAAACAGACTAAGGCCAAGCAGGATGGTGTATTTGCGTCCAATCCTGTCCGCCAAAAAACCCAAGGCAATCCCGCTCAGGGCGATGGCGATCATGGGGGCGTAATGGAATGCGCTGGCTTGTGTGAGGCTGAGTCCGAATTCCTTGATGATCACCGGAATAATGACGCCAACGGCGTCGGTAGTCATGGCGAACATAGTGAACATCAGGAAGGTTAGCCAGCGGATCAGGCGCAGGTTGTGTTGCTCGTGCAGTGCGGACACGTTATTGCCCTCGTGAGATCGCCCGGCGCTTATGGGATTTGAGCGCCAAAGCGGTTAGGATTATTAATATTGGTTGACTTAATTATTCACAGTGGTTTAATTAAGTCAAATGAAAACTGCTGCCTTAACGCGCAGATGGCAGATTTGGGGTTTCTCATGAGTAAAGGTAGCAATTCCAGCGGATTACGCCGGTACAACGAACGGGTATTGATTAGCAGTCTTCGAGGATTGGGGATGGCATCCAAATTCGAGTTGGCGAAGTTAGCCAATCTCACG is a window encoding:
- a CDS encoding sugar MFS transporter, with protein sequence MFTMFAMTTDAVGVIIPVIIKEFGLSLTQASAFHYAPMIAIALSGIALGFLADRIGRKYTILLGLSLFALACFLFALGKQFEFFVTLLLVSGCAIGIFKTGALALIGDISHSTQEHTRTMNTVEGFFGVGAIIGPALVAYLLAEGISWTYLYLVAGGICVLLMLIASRVRYPHTRPPSDAEKIDLSRTLTMLRNPFALGFSALIALYVASEVAIYVWMPTFLQDYQGDWTGLAAYALTIFFVLRASGRFLGAWILLRFEWSTIMVLFSSCIFLCFLGSAIGGPTIAVFLLPLSGIFMSMIYPTLNSKGISCFDKHEHGAVAGVILFFTAVAAALGPLLMGLIGDLLGHVKYGFYLATGFSGCLCLALIYNWRKKPAELQLNR
- a CDS encoding class I SAM-dependent methyltransferase: MNDAIAILSNNASTSAQAEALAQLLQVPLLRDQSPEIITEYNFVVLFDTANIVLQQTGRKAPGPILAEFTEGAVDHRRKFGGGKGQMIAKAVGVKAGCFPNVLDATAGLGKDSFVLASLGCVVTMLERSPIVQALLGDGLKRAAHFAQDQDTELYALLQKMTLVTQDSREYLTGLTEENFPDVIYLDPMFPERQKSADVKKEMAAFHSIVGVDEDADALLPLALTRVNYRVVVKRPRKAPFLNGQTPSYQLEGKSSRYDIYTIKKLPDQLRA
- a CDS encoding energy transducer TonB, with product MTKSIAHPPFENSYYPHSNPLLRALGVSPLAIVVTLLLLYAMQQLIHMDAPTVEEKPIQKIPPINMNIPTEISVRHEEPPIRPVVIEQPPKVSVIPPIDVEIDPGMPGMGGPIATEKTPIKGIAAVGQMTPFIRIPPQYPQTALSKGIEGYVDVMFDVTELGTTDNIRIIAYEPSSVFNNAVLKAIKNWKYKPNVVDGVPVRTPDVRDRVRFNMDKQ